Within Deinococcus wulumuqiensis R12, the genomic segment CGGCGAATGACAGCGACAGGGGAGAGGTGACCGATCCCGCCACCTTCAGCCGGAAGGCAGCGGCGTCCAGCAAAGGCACCGCGAAATGGCTGCGGACATAATGCGTGGGCGTCAGCGGTTCGAGTAGCGCTTGGGCGGGCGTTTCCAGATTGTCAGGGTGGTGTTGTCGGGTAATCAGCATGGCGCCTGCATCAGATCACATGCACCGGAATCCCGGTGAGCAGGCCTTCCCTGGCGGGCTGAACGCCGCCGCCGAAGGCTTCCATCGGGCTGGCTTCTTCAAACCACGAACGCGGCGTTTTTGCGCCCCACAGCGTCTGGCGGCGGGGGTCGTCACGCATCCACCGAATCGGCTCGAAGTCGGGGTCGACGGTGATGTAGTCGGAGGTATACAGCTCGATGCGGTGCCCGTCCGGGTCGCGGACATACAGGAAAAAGGCGTTGGACACGCCGTGTCGCCCGGGGCCGCGCTCGATGCGCTCGGGCATCCGCGCTCCGGCCAGGATGTCGCAGGTCTTGATGATGCTCATGGCGTCGGGCATCCAGTAGGCCCAGTGGTGCAGGCAGGGGCCAGCGCCGTTGGTGAGCGCGAAGTCGTGCACGCCTCCCCGCCGCTGAATCCAGGCGGCCCAGTACGCGTCTTGCTCGTCCACGGTGTACTCGCTGACGCGGAAGCCGAGTTCGGCGCAGTACCAGTCCAGTGTCGCCTTCACGTCGGGCACGCGCACGTTGCAGTGGTCTACCCTTTGGAGGCCCGGCCCCCGGTGCTGGTGATAATTCTGCAAAAGCCAGGGGTGCGTTTTCACGTCGTGGTAAAAGGCCACCGGAATGCCGAAGGGGTCTTGCAGGCGCAGCATCCTGGGGCGGTCAAGTTCCTCCTCCCAGCGGTGCGGGAGTTTCTGCTCGTTGGCCAGCGCCAGCAGCCCGTCCAGGGCCTGCTCGTCGCGCACGCGGTAGCCCAGGTGCCGCACGCGGGGCGTTTCGCCTTCGCCGCACTGCTCCAGCTTGAGCGTCCACTCGCGGTCTTCCACGCCGCGCAGGTACAGGGCGCCGTTTTCCTCGTGCAAAACGTTCATGCCCAGCAGGTCGACGTAGAACTCGCGGCTGGCGTTCAGGTCTGAGACAGTGAAGATCGCCTGGGCGATACGGATGATGTCGGGTTTCATGGTTGCCTCCGGCAAAGTGTTGATGGTCGATAGGTGATGGTTGATGGAGAAATGCGCCTCCAACCATCAAATTTCCAATTTTGATTGACGAAATGGTCGGTGGAAAAGCCGTTCCCATCAACCATCGACCATCAACTATCTACGGTTCAAAAATTCCTGAATCCGCGCCACCGCTTCGCTGCTGTCGTACACCTCGTACAGCGCCGAGTGCATCCGCACCGGGTCGCCGAAGAAGAAGCGTTCGTACAGTTCCTGGCGTCCGGCGAAACTGCTCATGCTCATGTCCCAGGCGAGGCGGAAGAGCCTCAGGCGGTCCTCGGCGCTGGCGTTGCCGGTTTGCAGGTACTTGGCGATTTGCGGCCCCAGCGGCCCCTCGCGGTCGGCCTTGCTCGGCATCATGATGATGCCCGAGGCACCCAGCAGTTGCAGCAGTTCGGGCAGGCGGGCGTGGTTGGCGGGGTAATAGTTGCGGGCGGCGTCCAGCGGAGCGCGGGCGGGCGTCATCACGCCGTACTCGTTCGGCTCGGCCTGCTCGCGGGCGGCGACTTCCAACGCCTTCATGATTTCCAGCATGATGATGATTTCGGCCATCTTGCTCTGCACGTGCTGGAACTGTCCGCTGCCAATCGCGTTGACGATGCTCTGCGCGGTGCCCAGGAAGGCTTCGGTCTTGGCAATCTTGAGGTTGACCACCTGATAGGCCATGTGCAGCACGGCGTCGGTTCCGGCATAGGCCTTGTTCGCCAGTTCCACGTCGTATAGCAGGAAAATGCGCTCCCAGGGCACCAGCACGTCGTCGAAAATCACGAAGGCGTCCTGTTCGTCAAAGCGGCTGCTCAGCGGATGGTCTTCGGGGTCGCGGCCCACGTCAATCGGTTCGCGGCACTGGAAGCTCAGGCCCGGTGTGTTGGTCGGGATGCCGAAGCCCATCGCGTAGCGGCTCTTGTCGGCGTTTTCCCTGAGCACGGTACTGGGGAAAATCAGAATCTCGTCGGCAATCGGCAGGGTCGCCATCATGCGGGCGCCGCGCACAATCACGCCTTCCTCCGTTTCCTCCACGATGCCCAGCGCGATGTACGGGGCGGGCAGTTCGGAGGCCAGCTTGGCACGGTTGACCTGCGGGTTGGTCAGCGCGTGTGTCAGGCACAGGTCGTTGTCGCGGATGAACTCGTAATAGCGGCGCATATTGGCGGCGAAGTCGCGCTTGGGGTCGCCGGGAATCGCCGCGCTGCACGCGTTGAAATACTCCGCGCCCACGCCCGCCGCCATCACGTTGGCATTCATATAGTCCGGCGCACGCCCCAGAAAGCCCAGCCCGTAATTCGCCCGGATGCGGTGCGACTCGGCAATCAGCCGCAGGTCGTCCTTAGTACGCGGAATCATGAAGGAGCGGGCATAGCGTTTGCCGCCTTCCTCGTAGGTCAGCGTGTCTTTCAGGTCTTCCTGAAATTGCAGGTCGTACAGGCCCGCCAGCGAGCGGCACATGTTGGCGGTGGCGGGGTGGGTGGTGGGGTCTTCTACCCGCTGCCCGTCAATGTAAAGCGTCGGCGGATTCTGGCGCAGGCGCTCCAGAAACTGCGCGCCCGTGACGGCTCCGGTGCCGTCCTGGTGCATGGGGGGGATGGACGGACGTGCGGTGGTGGTCATATTTCCTCCTTGGGGAAATGGGGCCAGCGTTGCTGTCCACCCCCCTCCCAGCCTCCCCCGCAAGGGGGGAGGAGTTTTAAGCTGTTGACATGGAACGTTTTTCGCGCGAGGAACAGAACCGACGGGCGCGGGAATTGCGGCGAAACATGACGCCTGATACGGATTCCGATTGAATCTGGTCGTTTCAGATTCAATCCGAGCGGATGCGAGTAGGAAAAAATACGGATTCCGCGATATGGATGCACAGGCGGCGCTTTCCCGACTGTGCAGGAATTAAGCGGAATCCGTATGAAGAGCGACTTTTGTGGAGTCGGCTGCGTGCGAATGGGTTGGGGTACGCCTTTCGCAAACAGCAGGCGCTGGGCTTCTACTTTGCCGATTTCGTCTGCCTGGAGAAAAAACTGGTGATTGAACTGGACGGCAGTCAACACGCGGGCAGCGAGTACGACGCGGCCAGAGATGCCGAACTGCGGGCACGCGGCTTCACGGTTCTGCGTTTCTGGAACAACGAGGTCAGGGAAAACCTGGAAGGCGTGCTGGAGCGAATTGCTGAAGCGCTTGCCTGACACCTCCCCCCTTGCGGGGGAGGGGCCTCGCGTAGCGAGGGGGAGGGGGGTTATCACCGCCCCGCCCGCCCCACATACCCCGAATCCACAAAAATCCCGCCCTGCCGCTGCTCGGTGATCTCCGACTCGTCGCCGTGAATGTGTTCCACCTCGGCAGCAAAGCTTTCGGCGTTGTCCTGCGGCACGTAGCCCAGCACGTCCCAGCCTTCGGGCGACATCCAGCGGCGGGTGTTGCCACTGATGCCCGCCACGACCAGAAAGCCCACGTCGGGCGCGGTCACGGCGCGGGCAAACAGTTGCGAGGCGTCACGCGGCGAGAGCCAGGTGGAGAGGTGGCGGCGGTCTTTCGGGCGCGGCTGGAACGAACAAATCCGCACGCCCACGAATTCCAGGCCGTACCGCTCCCAGTACATGCGGCCCAGCGCTTCGCCAAAGACCTTGCTCACGCCGTAGTAGGTGTCCGGGCGCACAGGCACGGTAGGGGAGATGGTCTCGCTGCGCGGGTAAAAGCCGACGGTGTGAATGCTGGACGCGAACGCCACCCGCCGCACCCCCGCCTGCCGCGCGGCCTCCAGCACGTGATAGGTGCCGTCCATGTTCACCGTGCGGATGTTCTCGTAGCTGTCCTCGTCGGCGATGCCGCCCAGATGAATCACCGCGTCCACGCCTTCCATGACCTTCAACACGGCGCCGAAGTCGGTCAGGTCGGCATACGCAATTTCTTCGCCTGCCTGCGCCTCGCCCAGGTCGCGGTTGTCCGTCAGACGCAGGATAGGAAATTGCCCTTGCAGATGCTCCCGTAGGAGCGAACGCAGCGCCGAGCCGACCTCGCCCGCGGCCCCTGTGATGAGTACACGGTGGGGGGTCACAGCGAATCCTCCATTTCTTCGTCCAAATCATCAACCGAAACGACAGCATCCTCGTAGATGACGAATTTCTCAGCTTCCAACCCTTCGGCGACCGCTGTCAGATACGCACTCAGCGAGTCGTACTCCGGCTCATTGGGGCCGACCTCGTGATCCATGAACAGCACCTGACCTGCCGTGCCCGCCTGTGCCGGAGCCATGTCGACAACCATGCCGTTGCCGCCGCCATCAGCATGGAGGGGAATCCAGCCGGGGTTCCACCAGCCGGACTGGATGAGGGTAGATGTTTCGTTGTGGTCGGCATTTCCGCTGAAAATGTCACTCTCCAGCAACTCCATCCACACGCTGCGCTCACGGGCGATGCCTTCCAGTGAAAGCAGGTCGCCGCCCGGCCAGCTCATCCCCGCTGAGCCATCATGCCGCATCAGTGACTCTGTCAACTCCGCCGGAAAGGTCAGGCCCAGTTGCTTTTCAGCCTGAGCAATCGCTTCGGCAGACGCACCAGGGTTCAGCAGATGTGAAGCTCCCTGCGCCTCGTACCACGCCTCGATGCGCTCCCAGACAGCAGAAATCTCGCTCATTCTCCCGCCTCCTTCTGGCCCACTGCCGGAGCCTGACCGACGCCCAGCCGCGCCGTCTTGTGCGTCCCCAGCGAAATGGCGATGTTCTTGGTTTCCATATAGAACTCGAAACTGTAGTCGCCGCCGTCGCGCCCGATGCCGCTGTTTTTCACGCCGCCAAAGGGCGTGGGCAGGTGGCGGACGTTCTCGGAATTGACCCAGATCATGCCCGCTTCCAGGCCGTGCGCGAACCGGTGGGCGCGGGTCACATCGTTCGTCCACAGGTAGCCCGCCAGACCGTACTTCACGTCGTTGGCGAGGGCCAGCGCGTCGGCTTCGTCGGTAAAGGGAATGGCGGTCAGCACCGGGCCGAAGATTTCTTCCTGGGCAATCCGCATGTCGTTGCGTGCCCCGGTAAACAGCGTGGGGCGCACGAAGTTGCCGCTTTCGCCCACGCGCACGCCGCCCTCGGCAATCGTCGCGCCTTCCTCCCTGGCCTTGTCGAAGTAGGACATCACCTTCTCGAAGTGGCGCGGGTGAACCAGCGGCCCGATTTCCGTTTCGGGGTCGAGCGGGTCGCCCACGCGAATATTGGCGGCGCGCTCGGCAATTTTGCGGGTAAATTCGTCGTAGATGCCCTCCTGAATCAGCACGCGGCTGGAGCTGGTGCAGCGTTCCCCGTTCAGGCTGTAAATCATGAATACGACGGCATCAAGCGCTTTTTCAAGGT encodes:
- the hpaD gene encoding 3,4-dihydroxyphenylacetate 2,3-dioxygenase, whose amino-acid sequence is MKPDIIRIAQAIFTVSDLNASREFYVDLLGMNVLHEENGALYLRGVEDREWTLKLEQCGEGETPRVRHLGYRVRDEQALDGLLALANEQKLPHRWEEELDRPRMLRLQDPFGIPVAFYHDVKTHPWLLQNYHQHRGPGLQRVDHCNVRVPDVKATLDWYCAELGFRVSEYTVDEQDAYWAAWIQRRGGVHDFALTNGAGPCLHHWAYWMPDAMSIIKTCDILAGARMPERIERGPGRHGVSNAFFLYVRDPDGHRIELYTSDYITVDPDFEPIRWMRDDPRRQTLWGAKTPRSWFEEASPMEAFGGGVQPAREGLLTGIPVHVI
- the hpaB gene encoding 4-hydroxyphenylacetate 3-monooxygenase, oxygenase component produces the protein MTTTARPSIPPMHQDGTGAVTGAQFLERLRQNPPTLYIDGQRVEDPTTHPATANMCRSLAGLYDLQFQEDLKDTLTYEEGGKRYARSFMIPRTKDDLRLIAESHRIRANYGLGFLGRAPDYMNANVMAAGVGAEYFNACSAAIPGDPKRDFAANMRRYYEFIRDNDLCLTHALTNPQVNRAKLASELPAPYIALGIVEETEEGVIVRGARMMATLPIADEILIFPSTVLRENADKSRYAMGFGIPTNTPGLSFQCREPIDVGRDPEDHPLSSRFDEQDAFVIFDDVLVPWERIFLLYDVELANKAYAGTDAVLHMAYQVVNLKIAKTEAFLGTAQSIVNAIGSGQFQHVQSKMAEIIIMLEIMKALEVAAREQAEPNEYGVMTPARAPLDAARNYYPANHARLPELLQLLGASGIIMMPSKADREGPLGPQIAKYLQTGNASAEDRLRLFRLAWDMSMSSFAGRQELYERFFFGDPVRMHSALYEVYDSSEAVARIQEFLNRR
- a CDS encoding endonuclease domain-containing protein produces the protein MRVGKNTDSAIWMHRRRFPDCAGIKRNPYEERLLWSRLRANGLGYAFRKQQALGFYFADFVCLEKKLVIELDGSQHAGSEYDAARDAELRARGFTVLRFWNNEVRENLEGVLERIAEALA
- a CDS encoding NAD-dependent epimerase/dehydratase family protein; amino-acid sequence: MTPHRVLITGAAGEVGSALRSLLREHLQGQFPILRLTDNRDLGEAQAGEEIAYADLTDFGAVLKVMEGVDAVIHLGGIADEDSYENIRTVNMDGTYHVLEAARQAGVRRVAFASSIHTVGFYPRSETISPTVPVRPDTYYGVSKVFGEALGRMYWERYGLEFVGVRICSFQPRPKDRRHLSTWLSPRDASQLFARAVTAPDVGFLVVAGISGNTRRWMSPEGWDVLGYVPQDNAESFAAEVEHIHGDESEITEQRQGGIFVDSGYVGRAGR
- a CDS encoding SMI1/KNR4 family protein codes for the protein MSEISAVWERIEAWYEAQGASHLLNPGASAEAIAQAEKQLGLTFPAELTESLMRHDGSAGMSWPGGDLLSLEGIARERSVWMELLESDIFSGNADHNETSTLIQSGWWNPGWIPLHADGGGNGMVVDMAPAQAGTAGQVLFMDHEVGPNEPEYDSLSAYLTAVAEGLEAEKFVIYEDAVVSVDDLDEEMEDSL